The genomic window GGCGCGTCCCCGTTTTTCGCCCGGCTCGAATCCTCGGAGTTCGCACCTCGAGCGCCGGCTGTCGGAATCGCACCTCGAGAGCGCTCCCGTCGAACCGAATCGTTATCCCGGGCGGCGTCGCAACATGGCGCCACTATGCAGGCCGAGACCTCCGATTTCGTGGTCGCGCGAGACGGGAGCGGCGATTTCGAGTCCGTTCAGGCCGCGATCGACGCCGTTCCGGACTTCCGGGACGCGGAGACGACGATCTTCCTCGAGTCCGGGACCTACGAGGAGAAACTGGTGGTGCCGACCTCCAAGACGAACGTGACCCTCGTCGGCGAGGACCCCGCGGAGACGGTCCTGACCTACGACGACTACAACGGGAAGGCGAACCGCTTCGGCGAGGAGATGGGGACGACCGAGTCCTCGAGTTGCTTCCTGTTCGGCGACGACTTCACGGCGCGGGGGCTGACGTTTCAGAACACGGCGGGCGCCGTGGGACAGGCCGTGGCCGCCCGGGTCGACGGCGATCGCGCCGTCTTCGAGAACTGCCGATTCCTCGGCCACCAGGACACCCTCTACACTCACGGCGAGGACAGCCGTCAGTACTACCGCGACTGCTATATCGAAGGGCGGGTCGACTTCGTCTTCGGCTGGTCGACGGCCGTCTTCGAGGACTGTGAGATCTTCTGTACCGGCGACGAGGGATACGTCACCGCCGCCTCGACGACCGAGGACACCGACTACGGCTACCTCTTCCGGGACTGCGAGATCACGGGCGACGCGCCAGCGGACTCCTTCTACCTGGGGCGGCCCTGGCGGCCCTACGCCCAGACGGTGTTCGCACACTGCTACCTCGGCGAGCACGTCCGGCCCGAGGGGTGGCACAACTGGCGGGACCCCGACAAGGAGGAGACCGCCTTCTACGCCGAGTACGAGAACGAGGGCCCCGGCTTTACGCCCGACGAGCGCGTCGACTGGGCCCACCAGCTGACCGACGAGGCGGCCGCCGAGTACACCCTCGAGACCGTCCTCGACGGCTGGGATCCCCTCGAGCGGCTCGTAGACGCCGACGACTGATCGCCGGCCGCCAGCCGTCGATCGCCGATCGGTACGTACTGAGCCTCGAGCCATCAGCGGCCGACGTCACCGCTGACACTTCCGAAAGGCGGAGACGACGACCGACGTCGGCGCGACGCAACCGACGACGCTTTGCCGTCGCCGCCACGTCGCTCGCACATGGCCATTCGATTCGTCACCGGCAACGAGGGGAAGGTTCGCGAGGCGCGGGACTACCTCGCGGACCTCGAGCCAGTCGAACAGATCGACTACGACTACACCGA from Haloterrigena sp. KLK7 includes these protein-coding regions:
- a CDS encoding pectinesterase family protein gives rise to the protein MQAETSDFVVARDGSGDFESVQAAIDAVPDFRDAETTIFLESGTYEEKLVVPTSKTNVTLVGEDPAETVLTYDDYNGKANRFGEEMGTTESSSCFLFGDDFTARGLTFQNTAGAVGQAVAARVDGDRAVFENCRFLGHQDTLYTHGEDSRQYYRDCYIEGRVDFVFGWSTAVFEDCEIFCTGDEGYVTAASTTEDTDYGYLFRDCEITGDAPADSFYLGRPWRPYAQTVFAHCYLGEHVRPEGWHNWRDPDKEETAFYAEYENEGPGFTPDERVDWAHQLTDEAAAEYTLETVLDGWDPLERLVDADD